A window of the Kineosporia corallincola genome harbors these coding sequences:
- a CDS encoding ROK family protein, whose amino-acid sequence MTQTEGIRTPASWVVVGLDNGGTTDNATVLDATGSFLVDQLVEIPSRVLDGPELAVEALADSFENIIRITNTPLTLVKAIGLDTPGPASATGVISSKGATNFSAVSWHGFDIRAALERRLGLPVVYNNDANAAALYAHHRYFGPDQALQKSSVAGIVGTGFGGGVVEGGRVIKGAAGMAGELGHVQIPLQDVLEEGQPAPRCNCGFFGDVESFASLTGIKNNLLPYWLTRFPGHPLAAEPIERAAKLLRGYGEKEDPLALAVFGQQAKAIGKLFTIAANFTDPDVYFIGGGVVEAEPSFRQWFLNTVREHTQLRHEQLAVASFELVPDRDMAGARGAAVAAFDAVVANVVAQTPGVNAV is encoded by the coding sequence GTGACGCAGACTGAGGGCATTCGTACGCCGGCCTCCTGGGTCGTCGTCGGTCTCGACAACGGGGGCACCACCGACAACGCGACCGTGCTGGACGCGACCGGGTCGTTCCTGGTCGACCAGCTGGTCGAGATCCCGAGTCGAGTGCTCGACGGACCCGAACTGGCCGTCGAGGCGCTGGCGGACTCGTTCGAGAACATCATCCGCATCACCAACACACCGCTGACCCTGGTCAAGGCGATCGGGCTGGACACTCCCGGCCCGGCCAGCGCCACCGGGGTGATCTCCTCCAAGGGGGCCACCAACTTCTCGGCGGTCAGCTGGCACGGGTTCGACATCCGCGCCGCGCTGGAACGCCGGCTCGGTCTGCCCGTCGTCTACAACAACGACGCCAACGCCGCCGCCCTCTATGCCCACCACCGTTACTTCGGCCCCGACCAGGCGCTCCAGAAGTCGTCCGTGGCCGGCATCGTCGGCACCGGCTTCGGCGGCGGGGTGGTCGAGGGCGGCCGGGTGATCAAGGGCGCCGCGGGCATGGCCGGCGAACTCGGGCACGTGCAGATCCCCTTGCAGGACGTGCTGGAAGAAGGGCAGCCGGCACCGCGCTGCAACTGCGGATTCTTCGGCGACGTCGAGAGTTTCGCATCGCTCACCGGCATCAAGAACAACCTGCTGCCGTACTGGCTGACCCGGTTCCCCGGGCACCCGCTCGCCGCCGAGCCGATCGAGCGCGCCGCCAAGCTGCTGCGCGGCTACGGCGAGAAGGAGGACCCGCTGGCCCTGGCCGTGTTCGGCCAGCAGGCCAAGGCGATCGGCAAGCTCTTCACCATCGCCGCCAACTTCACCGACCCGGACGTGTACTTCATCGGCGGCGGTGTGGTCGAGGCCGAACCGTCCTTCCGCCAGTGGTTCCTCAACACCGTGCGCGAGCACACCCAGCTGCGGCACGAGCAGCTCGCCGTCGCCTCCTTCGAGCTGGTGCCCGACCGCGACATGGCCGGTGCGCGGGGCGCGGCCGTCGCCGCCTTCGACGCGGTGGTGGCGAACGTGGTGGCCCAGACTCCGGGAGTGAACGCGGTCTGA
- a CDS encoding nucleotidyltransferase domain-containing protein, with protein sequence MDEVIEEAADRLATLPGVEAVTLGGSRAQGTARPDSDWDLGVYYQDGFDPRHINDLGYEGRVFGLGEWGGGVFDSGAWLRVDGRSVDVHYRNLGAVTNEVARAERGEFDIEPLMFHLAGIPTYLVVAELAVNRLLRGTAPVVGAYPRQLRRKAARVWADRAAMHLAYAENNQQRTMQCLGLIAVAVAEYAHAVVASEGIWVTNEKRLTKQAKMVDVDELVRTSTSTGQLIRAVRELSPVQAVSA encoded by the coding sequence ATGGACGAGGTGATCGAAGAGGCCGCGGACCGGCTCGCCACGCTGCCCGGCGTCGAGGCCGTCACCCTCGGCGGCTCGCGGGCCCAGGGCACCGCCCGCCCGGACAGCGACTGGGACCTGGGCGTCTACTACCAGGACGGGTTCGATCCGCGTCACATCAACGACCTGGGATACGAGGGAAGGGTTTTCGGGCTCGGCGAATGGGGCGGCGGCGTCTTCGACTCGGGTGCCTGGCTGCGTGTTGACGGGCGCTCTGTCGACGTCCATTATCGGAATCTGGGGGCCGTCACGAACGAGGTGGCACGTGCGGAACGGGGGGAGTTCGACATCGAGCCGTTGATGTTTCATCTCGCCGGCATTCCGACCTACCTGGTGGTGGCCGAGCTCGCCGTCAACCGGCTGCTGCGTGGCACGGCGCCGGTGGTCGGGGCATATCCGCGGCAGCTCCGGCGAAAAGCGGCCAGGGTCTGGGCCGATCGCGCCGCCATGCACCTCGCCTACGCGGAGAACAACCAGCAACGCACGATGCAGTGCCTGGGACTGATCGCGGTGGCGGTCGCCGAGTACGCACACGCGGTGGTCGCGTCCGAGGGCATCTGGGTCACTAACGAGAAACGCCTGACCAAACAAGCAAAAATGGTGGACGTCGATGAGCTCGTCAGAACCTCCACCAGCACAGGTCAACTCATCCGTGCCGTCCGGGAGCTGAGCCCGGTCCAGGCGGTTTCGGCATGA
- a CDS encoding transcriptional regulator, with protein MNVTTDFGTPPNAGQIRSLVDERLKEATSTTGASETIKIEFRTQPIIVQVIDMPVPLLYYNPGTHRIRAQRSHNADKDALLTQDPWAPESQEYLHSLLNTLPSDPTRRDPKFDELLPNLKEYGQIEAGLITRDGILVNGNTRRAALKELGKPSIRVGVLPASTTWEDIHAVELALQLRPDHRRDYSYINHLLAVDEQLTFGRQLPEIARTFHTTTKVLERDVWILNCLRDLIRRSKTEDFSMRLMDFEEGKEKLFELYRSVKNEGNKDKADLLKESRLAAITFEFAKTDVRYISDDFQSRYLEKRLPDEIKQEAPAPAVKVIPGLNRVAPSATPQLSAARALTDRILQLTAIEVAADRLTPSKVAEVTEAKQKLRDAFDDAIDVAGRDARMRKKRQAAPDRIVEATKHLDQCITDLVMSRGNNSLDEEAFDDALIELRSVLRRVGVEANKSISIPGDGLTWLRQATAKD; from the coding sequence ATGAACGTGACCACAGATTTCGGCACACCGCCTAATGCAGGGCAGATTCGCTCGCTGGTAGATGAACGACTTAAGGAAGCTACCAGCACGACAGGAGCTTCCGAGACGATCAAAATCGAATTCCGGACGCAGCCGATTATCGTGCAGGTCATCGACATGCCCGTTCCTTTGCTCTATTACAACCCCGGAACCCATAGGATCCGTGCCCAGCGCAGCCATAACGCCGATAAGGATGCTCTCCTTACACAGGACCCATGGGCCCCGGAAAGTCAAGAATATCTCCATAGTCTTCTGAACACTCTGCCGTCGGATCCGACGCGTCGCGATCCCAAGTTCGACGAACTGCTTCCCAATCTGAAGGAGTACGGCCAGATCGAGGCAGGTCTCATCACACGTGACGGCATCCTCGTCAACGGGAACACCCGACGCGCTGCACTGAAAGAGCTTGGCAAACCATCCATCCGGGTCGGCGTGCTGCCGGCCTCGACGACCTGGGAAGACATCCATGCCGTCGAGCTGGCGCTCCAGCTTCGCCCAGATCACCGGCGTGACTACTCCTACATCAACCATCTTCTGGCTGTTGATGAGCAATTGACCTTTGGTCGTCAGCTGCCGGAGATTGCACGCACTTTTCATACTACGACCAAAGTTCTTGAACGTGACGTGTGGATCCTCAACTGCCTTCGCGACCTCATTCGCCGCAGCAAGACCGAAGACTTCAGTATGCGTCTCATGGATTTTGAAGAAGGCAAAGAGAAGCTGTTCGAGCTTTACCGATCGGTCAAGAATGAAGGAAATAAAGATAAGGCCGATCTTCTCAAAGAATCCCGCCTGGCGGCCATTACATTTGAGTTCGCCAAAACGGATGTTCGTTACATCAGTGATGATTTCCAGTCTCGATACCTGGAAAAACGCCTTCCGGACGAAATTAAACAGGAGGCGCCGGCACCAGCAGTTAAGGTAATCCCCGGGCTCAACCGTGTAGCACCCTCGGCTACGCCTCAACTTTCCGCAGCCCGCGCGCTCACTGACAGGATTCTACAGCTCACAGCAATCGAAGTCGCAGCCGATCGACTCACGCCGAGCAAGGTTGCTGAGGTAACCGAGGCCAAACAGAAGCTGCGAGACGCTTTCGACGACGCTATCGACGTTGCAGGGCGAGATGCCCGTATGCGAAAGAAGCGCCAAGCAGCCCCCGACCGAATCGTTGAGGCAACCAAGCATCTCGACCAATGTATTACGGACCTCGTAATGTCCCGGGGAAACAATAGTTTGGATGAAGAAGCGTTCGATGATGCCCTGATTGAGCTACGTTCCGTCCTGCGCCGCGTCGGAGTTGAGGCCAACAAGTCTATTTCTATTCCCGGTGACGGCCTCACCTGGCTTCGCCAGGCAACAGCCAAGGACTGA
- a CDS encoding GNAT family N-acetyltransferase — MTFTWRRVTEADFPMIREWLSEPLVTRWWNHETTPEAVARDFGPSARGEEPNQDWLALLDAEPFGLIQRSVFADYPEYRDPLARITEVPPGAMSLDYFVAAHERRGQGLGVRMIQLMTTKTWADHPGATCVIVPVAAGNRRSWRALEKAGFHRVAEGDLEPDNPVDPPLHVVYRIDRPA, encoded by the coding sequence ATGACGTTCACCTGGCGCCGCGTCACCGAGGCCGACTTCCCGATGATCCGCGAGTGGCTGAGTGAGCCGCTGGTGACCCGGTGGTGGAACCACGAGACCACCCCGGAGGCGGTGGCCCGCGACTTCGGCCCGTCGGCGCGGGGAGAAGAGCCCAACCAGGACTGGCTGGCCCTGCTCGATGCCGAGCCGTTCGGCCTGATCCAGCGCTCGGTGTTCGCCGACTACCCGGAGTACCGCGATCCGCTCGCCCGGATCACCGAGGTCCCGCCCGGGGCGATGAGCCTGGACTACTTCGTGGCCGCGCACGAGCGCCGCGGGCAGGGTCTGGGCGTGCGCATGATCCAATTGATGACGACGAAGACCTGGGCCGACCACCCGGGGGCCACCTGCGTCATCGTGCCCGTCGCCGCCGGAAACCGGCGTTCCTGGCGGGCTCTCGAGAAGGCAGGTTTCCACCGGGTGGCCGAAGGCGATCTGGAGCCGGACAATCCGGTGGACCCGCCGCTGCACGTGGTCTACCGGATCGACCGGCCTGCCTAG
- a CDS encoding helix-turn-helix domain-containing protein — translation MAAAFREICNFLNGIGFSQKQLAMHCSVSTSALSAYVNGRRKTPDVRLLGDLHALAKVHAGGRNLPTLRELTELAYAEVLQGESAAECVACGRPVMEQALVASGVAVVVHPVQPPPQVSHLPVPPRPGDRQVYWDDMPELEVHLAEHREGEAASILRSVGRHGDVSEAAAAISACRQGGLGDAAELLLHYAAQRDDVEIIQLLGALFGAEDYPSAKELVQIKLGD, via the coding sequence GTGGCTGCGGCCTTCCGTGAAATCTGCAATTTCCTGAATGGTATCGGATTTTCCCAAAAGCAGTTGGCAATGCACTGCTCCGTGTCTACTTCCGCACTTTCGGCCTATGTAAATGGGCGTCGCAAGACTCCGGATGTCCGCCTCCTGGGGGATCTGCATGCGCTGGCGAAGGTACATGCGGGTGGGCGGAACCTTCCTACCCTGAGGGAGCTGACTGAGCTGGCGTATGCCGAAGTGCTTCAGGGGGAGAGCGCTGCGGAGTGCGTCGCTTGCGGGCGGCCGGTGATGGAACAGGCGCTTGTGGCCAGCGGGGTGGCGGTAGTTGTCCATCCTGTCCAGCCACCGCCCCAGGTTTCTCACCTGCCGGTCCCCCCAAGGCCGGGGGACCGGCAGGTGTACTGGGATGACATGCCTGAACTTGAGGTTCATCTGGCTGAACATCGGGAAGGCGAGGCGGCCAGCATTCTCCGCAGTGTCGGCCGCCATGGTGATGTCAGTGAAGCAGCAGCCGCGATCAGTGCCTGCCGCCAGGGTGGTCTGGGTGATGCCGCCGAACTATTGCTCCACTATGCCGCTCAGCGGGATGACGTCGAGATCATCCAGCTGCTGGGTGCGCTCTTTGGAGCCGAGGATTATCCCTCGGCCAAGGAACTGGTCCAGATCAAGCTGGGCGATTGA
- a CDS encoding methyl-accepting chemotaxis protein gives MSAVSRAPGRSPRQRFADLKLSAKILTLVGLALLLTVAVGYTGSSAVNNVQNKARHTGEVTAAQVSLAKDATTSLARYRRFVLQAGLSYTQEDIDAAKAGMEKNATVVTDALNTLNQQNPTAAQKQLISDGLSLLTQMLSIYQDRLAPLAESTALLTGAEYRELGDRVKTDFNPTADEALTKTGGLADSYTEAMNEAVASGASAASSATRMIWIFTVLGALLLVLFGYWIAQLVANSVARVRDAIDALAAGDLTHSVPAEARDEIGQMARSLNAAQASLRQAMHEISGTAGTLAGSAEELTAVSSQIAANSDQATNQAHALGATSSQVSSNVQTVAAGTEEMSASIREIAQSSSEAVRVAASAVSEAAQAGETVAKLGSSSEEIGNVVKTITTIAEQTNLLALNATIEAARAGDAGKGFAVVAEEVKQLAQETARATEDISHRVEAIQTDTRAAVDAIDRITRTIEDINSFQTTIASAVEEQTAVTNEISRTISEAAGGSTSIANDVQSVARAAESSGQGIADAQRAATELANLSSNLQTLVSRFRS, from the coding sequence GTGTCTGCTGTGTCCCGCGCCCCCGGCCGCTCGCCACGCCAGCGATTCGCCGACCTCAAACTGAGCGCGAAGATCCTCACCCTGGTCGGGCTCGCGCTGCTGCTCACCGTGGCCGTGGGCTACACCGGTTCGTCGGCCGTCAACAATGTGCAGAACAAGGCCAGGCACACCGGTGAGGTCACCGCCGCGCAGGTGAGCCTGGCCAAGGACGCCACCACATCGCTGGCCCGGTACCGGCGGTTCGTGTTGCAGGCCGGTCTGTCTTACACCCAGGAAGACATCGACGCGGCCAAGGCCGGCATGGAGAAGAACGCCACCGTCGTCACCGACGCCCTGAACACGCTCAATCAGCAGAACCCCACCGCGGCCCAGAAACAGCTGATCAGCGACGGCTTGTCGCTGCTGACGCAGATGCTCTCGATCTATCAGGACCGCCTCGCGCCGCTGGCCGAGAGCACCGCGCTGCTGACCGGAGCGGAGTACCGCGAGCTCGGTGACCGGGTGAAGACCGACTTCAACCCGACCGCCGACGAGGCGCTCACGAAGACCGGCGGCCTGGCCGACTCGTACACCGAGGCGATGAACGAGGCGGTGGCCTCGGGCGCCTCGGCGGCGAGTTCGGCCACCCGCATGATCTGGATCTTCACCGTGCTGGGTGCACTGTTGCTGGTGCTGTTCGGCTACTGGATCGCCCAGCTGGTGGCGAACTCGGTGGCCCGGGTGCGGGATGCCATCGACGCCCTGGCCGCCGGGGACCTCACCCACAGCGTGCCCGCCGAGGCCCGGGACGAGATCGGCCAGATGGCCAGGTCGCTCAACGCCGCACAGGCCTCGCTCCGGCAGGCGATGCACGAGATCAGTGGCACGGCGGGCACTCTGGCCGGCAGCGCGGAGGAGCTGACGGCGGTCTCGTCGCAGATCGCCGCGAACTCCGATCAGGCCACCAACCAGGCACATGCCCTCGGCGCGACGTCGTCACAGGTGTCCAGCAACGTTCAGACCGTGGCCGCCGGCACCGAGGAGATGTCGGCCAGCATCCGCGAGATCGCCCAGTCGTCGTCGGAGGCGGTGCGGGTGGCCGCGTCGGCGGTGTCCGAGGCGGCCCAGGCCGGCGAGACCGTGGCCAAGCTGGGGTCTTCCAGCGAGGAGATCGGCAACGTGGTCAAGACCATCACCACGATCGCCGAGCAGACCAACCTGCTGGCCCTGAACGCCACCATCGAGGCGGCACGAGCAGGGGACGCCGGTAAGGGCTTCGCGGTGGTCGCCGAGGAAGTGAAGCAACTCGCCCAGGAAACGGCCCGGGCGACCGAGGACATCAGCCACCGGGTCGAGGCGATCCAGACCGACACCCGCGCCGCCGTCGACGCGATCGACCGGATCACCCGCACCATCGAGGACATCAACTCGTTCCAGACCACGATCGCCTCGGCGGTGGAGGAACAGACCGCGGTGACGAACGAGATCTCGCGCACCATCAGCGAGGCGGCCGGCGGTTCCACCAGCATCGCCAATGACGTGCAGTCCGTCGCCCGGGCCGCCGAGTCGTCCGGCCAGGGCATCGCCGACGCCCAGCGGGCCGCCACCGAACTCGCGAACCTGTCGTCCAATCTCCAGACGCTGGTGAGCCGCTTCAGGTCATGA
- a CDS encoding patatin-like phospholipase family protein produces the protein MDLGEFLSQCAGTDDPTGKPALVVQGGGMRGVYSIGALAALEDAGLRQAFRVVVGSSAGAINGAYFLAGQAKAGMRIYIDRLSHRQFINPRRLWRVVDVDHLVDDVLRRLSPLDLDALEAAPAELLTVLTDAATGAARVVSNRDGHDLFEVLRATAALPALYNKRVPLDGRRYIDGGIVAPVPVDQAFQAGAPSALVVMTRAFGFQQDDLGPFMRWLGCRLAWGQKPFVKENIARPSPHYAALLARLRDEALNPPRRTWTVAPQVMPLDRTTIDAEVLTATAELGRADMVAMLAQEYEPVMDAL, from the coding sequence TTGGACCTCGGTGAATTCCTCTCACAGTGTGCGGGCACGGACGATCCCACGGGAAAACCCGCCCTGGTGGTGCAGGGCGGTGGCATGCGCGGGGTGTACTCGATCGGAGCACTGGCGGCACTGGAGGACGCCGGTCTGCGCCAGGCGTTCCGGGTGGTGGTGGGCAGCAGCGCGGGTGCGATCAACGGTGCCTACTTCCTGGCCGGTCAGGCGAAGGCCGGGATGCGGATCTACATCGACCGTCTGAGCCACCGGCAGTTCATCAACCCGCGACGCCTGTGGCGCGTGGTGGACGTGGACCACCTGGTGGACGACGTGCTGCGCCGGCTCAGCCCTCTGGACCTGGACGCGCTGGAGGCCGCTCCGGCGGAGCTGCTCACGGTGCTCACCGACGCCGCGACCGGCGCCGCCCGCGTGGTGTCGAACCGGGACGGGCACGACCTGTTCGAGGTGCTGCGTGCGACCGCGGCCCTGCCCGCGCTCTACAACAAGCGGGTTCCGCTGGACGGGCGGCGCTACATCGACGGCGGCATCGTGGCGCCGGTTCCGGTGGACCAGGCGTTCCAGGCCGGCGCCCCGTCGGCGCTGGTGGTGATGACCCGGGCCTTCGGGTTCCAGCAGGACGACCTGGGGCCCTTCATGCGCTGGCTGGGCTGCCGGCTGGCCTGGGGGCAGAAGCCGTTCGTGAAGGAGAACATCGCCCGGCCCAGCCCACACTACGCCGCCCTGCTCGCCCGCCTGCGCGACGAGGCGCTCAATCCCCCGCGCCGCACCTGGACCGTCGCCCCGCAGGTGATGCCGCTCGACCGGACCACCATCGACGCCGAGGTGCTCACCGCCACCGCGGAACTCGGGCGGGCCGACATGGTCGCGATGCTGGCCCAGGAGTACGAGCCGGTCATGGACGCGCTATGA
- a CDS encoding DUF1996 domain-containing protein, translating into MVRGLIAALTAMVVAVVAGVAFGWVPGSGSAELTAAAQTGHDAGHDMATAAALPQDDATTAAAKKATQDAADQASKQARKQTTSSTTEAAAAKQAAKQADAADQADQASGATTTSTDHAMSAMSMPKGTWINVDKAAWKAQLAEFDKTKARKAPATAKQNTEFNATCTYSHSGKNDAIVFPGQPGKSHLHSFLGNKSADANTTLASLMKFTSTTCVPKKDHSAYWVPSLTNNKTGKAVQPSQLIVYYGSLLDDANKKKTVPMPNGLRMIYGDASLQKNTPAGSQNAFYCSGGPLEGKSRSTDGNWPVCGDGGTVHFMMRFPDCWDGKHLDSPDHKSHVSYGQQGDCPKAFPVRIPAVTWSIYYPTHGVTAGFSLSSGKASSMHGDAFFAWDTKTMADRVKSCVRQMVTCASNGEF; encoded by the coding sequence GTGGTGAGAGGGCTGATCGCGGCGCTGACGGCGATGGTGGTCGCGGTGGTCGCCGGAGTGGCGTTCGGATGGGTGCCGGGCTCCGGCTCGGCCGAGCTGACCGCCGCCGCACAGACCGGGCACGACGCCGGGCACGACATGGCGACGGCCGCGGCCCTGCCGCAAGACGACGCCACCACGGCGGCGGCCAAGAAGGCGACCCAGGACGCCGCCGACCAGGCGTCGAAGCAGGCCCGCAAGCAGACCACGAGCTCCACCACCGAGGCCGCCGCCGCGAAACAGGCCGCGAAGCAGGCCGACGCGGCGGACCAGGCCGACCAGGCGTCCGGCGCGACCACCACCTCGACCGACCACGCCATGTCGGCCATGAGCATGCCCAAGGGCACGTGGATCAACGTGGACAAGGCCGCCTGGAAGGCCCAGCTCGCCGAGTTCGACAAGACCAAGGCGCGCAAGGCCCCGGCCACCGCCAAGCAGAACACCGAGTTCAACGCGACCTGCACCTACAGCCACTCGGGCAAGAACGACGCCATCGTGTTCCCCGGCCAGCCCGGAAAGTCGCACCTGCACTCGTTTCTGGGCAACAAGTCGGCAGACGCGAACACCACGCTCGCCTCGCTGATGAAGTTCACCTCGACCACGTGCGTCCCCAAGAAGGACCACTCGGCGTACTGGGTGCCGTCCCTGACGAACAACAAGACCGGCAAGGCCGTGCAGCCCAGCCAGCTGATCGTCTACTACGGCAGCCTGCTCGACGACGCGAACAAGAAGAAGACCGTGCCGATGCCGAACGGCCTGCGGATGATCTACGGCGACGCCTCGCTCCAGAAGAACACCCCGGCCGGCTCGCAGAACGCGTTCTACTGCTCGGGTGGTCCGCTGGAGGGCAAGAGCCGCAGCACCGACGGCAACTGGCCGGTCTGCGGCGACGGCGGAACGGTGCACTTCATGATGCGCTTCCCGGACTGCTGGGACGGCAAGCACCTGGACAGCCCGGACCACAAGTCGCACGTCTCCTACGGCCAGCAGGGCGACTGCCCGAAGGCCTTCCCGGTGCGGATCCCCGCGGTCACCTGGTCGATCTACTACCCGACCCACGGCGTCACGGCCGGGTTCTCGCTCTCCTCGGGCAAGGCCTCGTCGATGCACGGTGACGCGTTCTTCGCCTGGGACACCAAGACGATGGCCGACCGGGTGAAGAGCTGCGTGCGCCAGATGGTCACCTGCGCCAGCAACGGCGAGTTCTAG
- the glmS gene encoding glutamine--fructose-6-phosphate transaminase (isomerizing), with the protein MCGIVAYIGDQQAAPIILDGLTRLEYRGYDSAGIAVSEKKTVRVARAVGRVRHLRQALPKKFTGTSGIGHTRWATHGPATEENAHPHSSADGRISLVHNGIIDNAAELKAELVAAGVPFTSATDTEVVAHLIAAVTAPTLEQAVLEVTKKLEGTYGLAVLDTEHPDRIVLARSGSPLIIGVGKNGTHVASDIAALTPHTTSVVHLEDGELATVTASGFTTFTHDQSDTSRPPTEVPAESAHQELGEFAHHMRKEYWEQPASAARALKGRLEERFGTARLDGLNLDARAKRAIRRVKILGCGSSYYVGQMGAQMIEELARIPADAEPASEFRYRNPIIDPETLYVAVSQSGETADTLFAIDEIKRKGGQVVGLVNVVGSSIARACDGGIYLHAGPEVAVASTKALTNMALSFGLLALDLGRIRDLSIADAKRIIDGLQAIPGQIDEILRQEDRIAEVAKPLSASASLFFVGRVRGFPVAREGAQKFKEVSYCHAEAYQSSELKHGPLALISAQLPTVAIVPDDELVQRNVGALHEIAARGGPLVAITHAGVDLSGLTAERIDVPKNEVELDPILLTIPTQLLAYHAALALGHDIDKPRNLAKSVTVE; encoded by the coding sequence ATGTGTGGGATCGTGGCGTACATCGGCGACCAGCAAGCGGCGCCGATCATTCTCGACGGCCTGACCCGGCTGGAGTACCGGGGGTACGACTCGGCCGGCATCGCGGTGTCCGAGAAGAAGACGGTCCGGGTGGCCCGGGCCGTCGGCCGGGTGCGGCACCTGCGCCAGGCCCTGCCGAAGAAGTTCACCGGCACCTCGGGCATCGGCCACACCCGCTGGGCCACGCACGGCCCGGCCACCGAGGAGAACGCGCACCCGCACAGCTCGGCCGACGGCCGGATCTCGCTGGTGCACAACGGCATCATCGACAACGCGGCCGAGCTCAAGGCCGAACTGGTCGCGGCCGGGGTGCCTTTCACCAGCGCAACCGACACGGAGGTGGTCGCCCACCTGATCGCCGCCGTCACCGCGCCCACCCTGGAACAGGCCGTGCTCGAGGTGACCAAGAAGCTCGAAGGCACCTACGGGCTGGCGGTTCTCGACACCGAGCACCCCGATCGTATCGTGCTGGCCCGCAGCGGCTCGCCGCTGATCATCGGGGTCGGCAAGAACGGCACCCACGTGGCCAGCGACATCGCCGCGCTGACACCCCACACCACGTCGGTGGTGCACCTCGAAGACGGTGAGCTGGCCACCGTCACGGCCTCCGGCTTCACCACCTTCACCCACGATCAGAGCGACACCTCCCGCCCGCCGACCGAGGTGCCGGCCGAGTCGGCGCACCAGGAGCTGGGCGAGTTCGCCCACCACATGCGCAAGGAGTACTGGGAACAGCCGGCCTCCGCCGCCCGGGCCCTGAAGGGCCGCCTGGAAGAGCGTTTCGGCACGGCCCGGCTCGACGGCCTGAACCTGGACGCCCGGGCCAAGCGGGCGATCCGCCGGGTCAAGATCCTCGGTTGCGGCTCGTCGTACTACGTCGGGCAGATGGGCGCCCAGATGATCGAGGAGCTGGCCCGCATCCCCGCGGACGCCGAGCCGGCCTCCGAATTCCGTTACCGCAACCCGATCATCGACCCGGAGACGCTGTACGTCGCGGTCAGCCAGTCCGGCGAGACCGCCGACACCCTCTTCGCGATCGACGAGATCAAGCGCAAGGGCGGTCAGGTGGTGGGCCTGGTGAACGTGGTCGGCTCGTCGATCGCCCGGGCCTGCGACGGCGGCATCTACCTGCACGCCGGCCCGGAGGTGGCGGTCGCCTCCACCAAGGCCCTGACCAACATGGCTCTTTCGTTCGGGCTGCTGGCCCTCGACCTCGGCCGCATCCGCGACCTGTCGATCGCCGACGCCAAGCGCATCATCGACGGGCTCCAGGCGATCCCCGGCCAGATCGACGAGATCCTGCGGCAGGAAGACCGGATCGCCGAGGTGGCCAAGCCGCTGTCGGCGTCCGCCAGCCTGTTCTTCGTCGGCCGGGTGCGGGGCTTCCCGGTGGCCCGTGAGGGCGCGCAGAAGTTCAAGGAGGTCTCCTACTGCCATGCCGAGGCCTACCAGAGCAGCGAGCTGAAACACGGTCCGCTGGCCCTGATCTCGGCACAGCTGCCGACCGTGGCCATCGTTCCGGACGACGAGCTGGTGCAGCGCAACGTCGGGGCCCTGCACGAGATCGCGGCCCGGGGCGGCCCGCTGGTCGCGATCACCCACGCCGGGGTGGACCTGTCCGGGCTCACCGCCGAGCGCATCGACGTGCCGAAGAACGAGGTGGAGCTCGACCCGATCCTGCTCACCATCCCGACCCAGCTGCTGGCTTACCATGCCGCCCTGGCCCTCGGGCACGACATCGACAAGCCGCGCAACCTGGCCAAGTCGGTCACGGTGGAGTAG